From one Humulus lupulus chromosome 8, drHumLupu1.1, whole genome shotgun sequence genomic stretch:
- the LOC133796479 gene encoding LOW QUALITY PROTEIN: putative cyclic nucleotide-gated ion channel 7 (The sequence of the model RefSeq protein was modified relative to this genomic sequence to represent the inferred CDS: inserted 1 base in 1 codon; substituted 1 base at 1 genomic stop codon), whose translation MFECGYKSQYIGGQREKFVRLDELDSTLSMPAPCTGMKRCKFNLDGIPLPFTGRSKKNASKSFRYGVKKGSDGLLTFGRSLRSGVTRAVFPEDLKVSDKTIFDPQDKSLLLWNRLFVISCILAVSIDPFFFYLPVFNHKSFCLGMDTKLAVTTTTLRTVVDVFFLIRMALQFRTAFIAPSSRVFGRGELVIDPHQIAMRYLQRYFIVDFLSVLPFPQIVVWKFLQRSKGSDVLETKQMLLCIVCLQLLPRFFRLIPLTSDLKKTAGAFAESAWAGAAYYLLWFMLSGQVXPFSSTVSRRFYMATKLNLXPLVMISQVTGAIWYLLAVERNDTCWREACKRSGKCKIDFLYCGNKHMPGYSDWQAISDQVLTAHCSVADTSSHFKYGIYTQAISSGIVESRTFFSKFCYCLWWGMQNLSTLGQGLQTSTYPLEVLFSISIGIAGLILFALLIGNIQTYLQSITIRLEEMRIKRRDSEQWMHHRLLPQELREKVRRYNQYKWLETRGVDEESIVQSLPKDLRRDIKRHLCLNLVRRVPLFANMDERLLDAICERLKPSLYTESTFVVREGDPVNEMLFIIRGRLESVTTDGGRSGFFNRGILKEGDFCGEELLTWALDPKAGSNLPSSTRTVNAITEVEAFALEAEELKFVASQFRRLHSRQVQHTFRFYSQQWRTWAAIFIQAAWRRYARRKMAEKRRKEEEEEEYDCSEEDDERTLVNRSMSSSRLRATILASRFAANALRGRRIRSESTRGLVNLQKPPEPDFSAYDAD comes from the exons ATGTTTGAATGTGGATACAAGTCTCAGTACATTGGTGGCCAGAGAGAGAAATTTGTAAG ATTGGATGAGCTAGACTCCACATTGTCAATGCCTGCTCCCTGTACTGGAATGAAGCGCTGCAAATTCAATCTCGACGGAATACCATTACCCTTCACCGGACGATCCAAGAAAAATGCATCAAAATCATTTAGGTACGGAGTGAAGAAAGGTTCAGATGGGCTCTTAACATTTGGTAGATCACTAAGAAGTGGAGTAACCAGGGCAGTTTTCCCAGAAGATCTTAAAGTGTCTGATAAAACTATATTTGATCCTCAAGACAAGTCCCTCTTGTTATGGAATAGACTTTTTGTTATATCTTGTATCTTAGCAGTTTCCATTGATCCTTTCTTTTTCTACCTTCCTGTCTTCAACCATAAATCATTTTGTCTTGGAATGGATACAAAGTTAGCTGTCACAACCACCACTCTTCGAACTGTAGTCGACGTTTTCTTCCTTATTCGTATGGCTCTTCAGTTCAGGACAGCTTTCATCGCGCCATCCTCACGGGTTTTTGGAAGAGGTGAACTTGTCATTGATCCTCATCAGATAGCTATGAGATATCTACAACGTTATTTCATTGTTGATTTCCTCTCTGTGCTTCCCTTTCCACAG ATTGTAGTTTGGAAGTTTCTTCAGAGATCAAAAGGTTCAGATGTTTTGGAAACCAAGCAAATGTTGCTATGCATTGTCTGTTTACAGCTCTTACCAAGATTCTTTCGGTTAATACCGTTAACTTCAGACCTTAAAAAGACAGCTGGTGCTTTTGCTGAAAGTGCCTGGGCTGGTGCTGCTTACTACTTGCTCTGGTTTATGCTCTCTGGTCAAG CGCCTTTTTCTAGCACTGTATCAAGAAGGTTTTATATGGCTACTAAGCTAAATCTGTAACCACTTGTTATGATTTCACAGGTAACTGGGGCTATCTGGTACTTACTAGCTGTAGAAAGAAACGATACATGTTGGAGGGAAGCGTGTAAACGGAGTGGAAAATGCAAGATAGATTTTTTGTACTGCGGCAACAAGCACATGCCGGGTTACAGTGATTGGCAAGCCATCAGTGACCAAGTTCTTACCGCTCACTGTTCGGTTGCTGATACATCATCACACTTCAAGTATGGAATATACACTCAAGCCATATCTTCTGGCATTGTTGAATCCAGGACCTTTTTCTCAAAGTTCTGCTATTGTTTATGGTGGGGAATGCAAAACTTGAG TACACTTGGTCAGGGGCTTCAAACAAGTACATACCCTTTAGAGGTTTTGTTTTCCATAAGCATAGGTATAGCAGGGCTCATCCTATTTGCTCTTCTAATTGGAAATATACAG ACCTATCTTCAGTCCATCACTATTCGGCTCGAAGAAATGAGGATCAAAAGGCGTGACTCCGAGCAGTGGATGCATCATCGCCTGCTGCCACAAGAGCTCAGGGAAAAAGTTCGTAGATATAATCAGTACAAATGGCTGGAGACTCGAGGTGTAGACGAAGAAAGCATAGTCCAGAGTCTACCTAAAGATCTCAGAAGGGACATTAAACGACACCTTTGTTTGAATTTGGTCAGAAGG GTTCCTCTTTTTGCCAATATGGATGAGAGACTGCTTGACGCCATTTGTGAGCGTCTGAAGCCAAGTCTATACACAGAGAGTACCTTTGTTGTCAGAGAAGGTGACCCAGTGAACGAGATGCTATTTATTATACGTGGTCGTTTAGAAAGTGTGACTACAGATGGTGGTAGGAGTGGATTTTTCAACAGAGGTATACTGAAAGAAGGGGACTTTTGTGGAGAAGAGCTTCTGACATGGGCACTGGACCCAAAAGCTGGTTCTAATTTACCTTCATCTACTAGAACAGTAAATGCCATAACTGAAGTGGAGGCCTTTGCCTTGGAAGCAGAGGAGTTGAAGTTTGTTGCTAGTCAGTTTAGGCGTCTTCATAGCAGACAGGTTCAGCATACTTTCCGGTTCTACTCGCAGCAGTGGAGAACTTGGGCTGCTATCTTTATTCAAGCTGCATGGCGCCGATATGCCAGAAGAAAAATGGCTGAAAAAAGGCgtaaagaagaggaagaagaagagtatGACTGTAGCGAGGAAGACGATGAAAGGACTTTAGTTAACAGAAGTATGAGTTCTTCTAGGCTTCGTGCCACCATCCTCGCTTCCCGCTTTGCAGCAAATGCGCTTCGTGGTCGCAGGATTCGCAGTGAAAGTACCCGAGGATTAGTGAATCTGCAGAAACCCCCAGAACCTGACTTTTCTGCTTATGATGCCGATTAA